GATGGGGCAACTTACCCGCCGCTTAGCTTAAACGCTGTTTTAAAAGGGGTATTGGCGGCGTTAATAATCACTGTGTTAGGCAGCGCTGTTCTGGGCATTTTTTACCATGTTATATCCCTGGGTGAAAAAACACTGCCTATGGCATCGAATATTCTTTATTATATCAGCGTTTTCGGCGGTAGTGTATTAGCGGCTCGCTGGGCGGGGTATAAGGGTTTAGTGCATGGTATTGGTGTGGCGGTATTATTTTTACTCTTTGGATGGTTGATTGGGCATTATCTTTTACACACTAGCGCTGCAACTGGCGCCGTGCTGCAAAAAGCCTTCATTTCCTGCCTGGCCGGGGCTGTTGGGGGCGTATTGGGTGTAGGTGTGTCCAGGTGATAAATAGTGGGGCGGTCGGAGGTTGGTATGCTGATAGTAATCAATTTGTTAATTTTTTCGAATTAGCTGGTATTCTGAAGTATGTCTTGGTAAAAAGGAGCAGGCTAACGCCTGCTCCTATGTCGTTACTTGATTATTTTCATTAGCCAGCTGCGCAAAAAAGAAGGAAGCCGTACATAATAAACCCGCAAAACTTTCACTCTCCTTCACCGGTTTTTGTTATCTATATTAATATTATTTGTAAAGTGTCTTTAATGTGCATGTAAAATTTAATAGTTTATTCCAGCCAGGCAGTTAGTTTTTGCCTGATTTCATTAATATTGCCTCGTAAATGCGATTTAAGGGGCAAAGAGTTTAAAAATATTTGTCCATATTTTTTTTCTATAATGCGTTTATCCAGAACGACCACCACACCCCGGTCCTGCTCACTTCTTATTAGCCTGCCGAATCCTTGTTTAAAGCGGATTACTGCGTTAGGCAGGCTTAATCCATAGAAACTGTTCTGGCCGAGCGCGGCCATTTTCTCGTTGCGGGCCTCCAGTACAGGGTCGTCGGGCGGTGCAAAAGGAAGTTTGACAATGATCACATTAACTAAAGCGTCACCGGGAATGTCCACGCCTTCCCAGAAACTAAATGCTCCAAATAAAACATTGCGTTTATTTTGATAAAACTCGTTAACCAGCTTGGTACGGCCCCCGTCTATGCCTTGGCCCAGCACACAGATATCCGCTTCGTCGAGGAGTGGTTTAATCCTGTGGTATACTTCCCGCAGCAGTTTGTGTGAGGTAAACAGCACCAGTGTTCTGCCCCCCGCGGCGACGGACAGTTCATAAATGGTGCCGATTAGTTTTTCCAGATAATCACCGGTACTGATTTCATTAACACCGGGGAAGTTTTTAGCTATGCACAGCAAGCACTGTTGACTGTAATCAAACGGCGATTGGGCGATTATCTGGTTTAAGGTATTATCCGGTAACCGGTCAAGCCCGCATTGCTTCATAAAATGATCAAATTTGTTATTAACTGCAAGCGTTGCCGAAGTCAGCACAATGGTTTTAGGTTTGTTAAACAGCTGTTCGTGCAGTATGGCGCTTATATCAATCGGTGTGGCATGCAGGGTACACTGGTAGACTCCTTTTCCCAATGCGGTTGGGTTGGGTGCCTCCACCCAGCATACATAGTCTTCCCCGGGTGATTTAAGTATAAATTCCAAATCGGCCAGACGGTCTTTACCGGAAGTGATGCTAATTGTAATATCCTGTAGTTTATCTTCCCAGGCGTTATTGGTTACCGTCCATATTTCCAGCCAGTCGGCCAAGGCTTTTAGTTTAGCTATGAAATCACGCATCTGATAAAGCATATTTTGGTATTCGGCCTCAATTTCCTCAAGCAGGACGGTTTTTTTATGCAGACGTACTTTAATTTGATAGTATCGTTGATGATGATTATATTTGTGGATGGTTTGAATAAACAGGTGAAAAAAGGTATTTATGCTTTCTTGCAGCTTGTGCCTTGCTTCTTCGATTTTTCCAATTGCCGACAGCCAGCGGTGACCATCCTGGGGCGGCGCCAGTTCGGTTAACTTTTTAATGTTCTTGCTTGTTATGGATAGCCACTGCAATATTTGAGTCCGGGAAACCTTTCTGCCCATATGTTTGGCTGCAGTTTCCTCAATATTGTGAGCTTCGTCTATAACCAGTGCGCTGTGGTGCGGCAGTATATTTATTTCGGCAACGATATCGGCGAAAAGCAGTGAATGGTTTATAATAACCAGGTGGGCATTTTCTGCATGGCGCCTGGCCCTGGTTACAAAACAATACCTGTGGCACCAGCGGCAGGCGTTTCCAAGGCAGGTATCGCTTTCGGAGCATAGCTGCATCCAAGTTTCATTATCCGGGCCAAACAGGTTTAGTTCTGATTTATCACCGCTTTCGGTATGCTGAAGCCAGACCAAAATGCGGGCGGCCAGCATGGCTTCACCGGGTGTGATAGTTGCCGCATGGGTGATTAAGTTTATAAAACGCCGTAAACAGATATAATTGGAGCGTCCTTTGAGCAGTGCCGCCTGAAACGGTAAATTAAGCAAACTTTTTAAAAGCGGTATATCCTTATGCCAGATTTGCTCCTGCAAGTTGATGGTGTTGGTGGCAATGACAGCTCGCTGATTATTCTGTACAGCCCAGAGCAATGACGGCAGCATGTAGGCAATGGATTTGCCGGTACCTGTACCTGCTTCTACTAATAGTATTTTTTGTTCTTCCAAGGTCTGAGCAACGGCCTGGGCCATTTTCACTTGTTCCCCGCGAAACTGGTAGTTGGGCATCAGCTGCTCCAGAGGACTCTGAGGGCCAAGCAGGTAATCCAATTGATGTTGTGTTTGCCTATTGATGTCGGAGCTGGCTTCCGTGGTATCGTGTTCAATATTAATCGGTTCTTTGATCGGTATGCTCCGGCTTATCTTTTCGCTCGGCATAATTTTTATTTTGCTTTTGATAATGGAATCAAATATGTGCGCCAGGGGTGAATGGCTGTGCTGTAATAGAGGCAAAAGTTGCAATAGCACATCAAGGTTTAGAGCTGCTGCTTTTTCCAGCAAGGCAAATAATAATCCTGCGGCTGCCAGGGCATCATCCAGGGCCCGGTGCAATGGCTTTTGTTCCAGCTGCAGGTGTTGCACCAGATTGGACAGGCTGTAGCTGGAGACACCGGGCAAAATTAAACGAGCCATTTCCAGGGTATCTATACATTCGGTAAACGGTAAATTACCTAATTGGGCGGATAAAAAGGAATGGTCAAAATCTATATTATGTCCCACCAGCGGGCATTGTTCTATAAATCCGAGCACCTCGGGGGTCACCTGTTGCATCGTTGGAGCGGCGGCCAGCTGTTCATCTGTTATACCGGTTAATCTTTTGATTTTTAGCGGTATTTTACACTCGGGATTTACCAGAGTGTTGAATGTGTCTATAATTTTCCCGTCTATCACTTTTACCAGGGCTATTTCAATTATTTTATCATTGGCAGGATCGAACCCGGTGGTTTCCAGGTCACAGGCTATAAAATTCAACGATGTTTCACATCCCATAGTAACTAGTATTTGCAATACAAGTATTCTTGCTGTACCTGATTTATCCTGCTCAATATGTTATATTAACTGAAGGAGATGATCATGTGTCGAATAAAATAATAGACCCGGTCAGGGCACTGGATTACTTGGAAATAATATTGGGTAAAGACTGGCTGGAAGAAAATTTAAAAGTTATGAAAGACAGCCAATATGGCAAAGGTGGTTTTGGAAGAAGTATAGACTATAATGAACTGGGGATTGCCCACGTCGCCGAGATATGGTATAAGGCCAGAGAGGAAATAATCGACATGGAGATTGTTGGGGGCGGTTCGCCCGGACCCTATTTATTGTCCGCTTCAGCCGTGGCTAATGATATTGATTTATTAAAAGGCAGCACCGGTTTAAAGGAAAAGATGGATAAACTAAGAGATGCCGGACTTTCGCTGATAACTATGCATGAGCTGGGTATAGCATCCGGTTATGCACAGAAAGGGTTCCATATCGATTTTATCAACCAAAAAGCGGCGGATCTGCCAAGTACGGGGGGGCTTCCTGTCCCGCTCTGCATTGGCTCATTTACAGCGTACGACGAGGTTAACAAGATTGTTGTGGTCTGCGCCGATGTAGACAGGCAAGGTGTATACGGGGAGATATTAGCGCGTATTTTACGCCTGCAGGCAGACCAATTAGACCAATTTGCCCCAAAATCGGGTAAAGTAATGCAAACGGTCAATGGAGGCGAGGCGCCTTATCTTCCGGTATTATACTTATATGTGGGAGATGCTCCAGCCGACGCCGCATCTTTCTTGGATGAATGGATAAACCGCCCGGACGTGGTGCGTTTGGCTCATGATTTTAATATGCCGGTGCTGGTCTGCGCCGATGGTGTGAAAAACACGCACAACCGGTCCACTTATGTGCGTTTGGGCCGGTTGGCGCAGAATAGCAATGTTGTAGGCGGCGCTTCATTGGTAAATGATATTTACGTTCCCGATGAACAAATTACCGCTGTATAAATGCAATAATAGTGCTATCGATCAGTATGGTTGCAGTGTTTTTCATTACTGATTGCTCGGGTCTTCCCGGCATTCGCAGCGGTGTTCGGTGAGCGCCGGTCTGACCAGCAGGCCCGCTTTTTCTCCCCAGTTTTTGGATCCCGGGTAAAGCTGGCGCAGGGTCATGGCAATACCGTAGATCTGTCCGTGCAGATATGCCGGGTAATTATCATTTGGAGAATGGGCAGGTTCGGCTTTTTGCAGCCGGTCCACCAATTGCTGCAAGTGCGAAAAGACCGATTCTGCGTTCCGGGACGGTGGATTGGCCGGAGATTCGGCTTCTGCCGCTTCTCCGGTTTGGCTGGCGGCTACGTATTCTAAAATTGCATATGCTGCTGTGTAATAATCCAATTCCCTTTGTTCCACTCTGTCCAGCAGTTCGTTGACCCGTCCGGACAGGTGCATTTGTTTTAAAACGCTTTGCTGCCATTTATAATTTACAATATCCAGGGTTTCAGAGCGCATGCGTTTTTGGCGCTTGTACGCCAGTGAATGTTGCGGTGCGCCCTGTAATTGGTGCCGGCGGTGCTTCTCGATGGCTTGCATCAATTCGGCGATCCCCGTGTCTTTTAAACTGGAACATAATTTTACCGGCGGACGCCAGTCAATATCAGCCCGCTGTTGGTCGAGCATGATTTCTACTTCATTGGCGATTTTATCTGCGCCGGACAGGTCACTTTTATTAACCGCAAACACATCGGCTATTTCCATAATACCTGCCTTGATTGTCTGGATGGCGTCTCCGGCTCCGGGAGTTAAGACCACCACTGTACTGTCGGCTACATGCATAATGTCCAGTTCGGCCTGCCCCACGCCCACCGTTTCTATAATTACATAATTGAAGCCGAAAGCATCCATAGCTTTTACTACGTCCTTGGTGGTTTTAGCCAGCCCGCCCAGACTACCCCTGGTGCCCATACTCCGGATAAACACGCCCTTATCCAGTGCGTGCTGTTGCATTCTGATGCGGTCGCCTAAAAGTGCTCCTCCGGTAAACGGGCTGGTAGGGTCGACGGCGATAATGCCCACTGTTTTACCTGCTTGGCGCAGTTGTTTAACCACCTGGTCCACCAGTGAACTTTTGCCGGCGCCCGGTGATCCGGTGAAACCAATCACATAAGCCTGACCGGTGCGCTTAAAAAGCTCTTTTATAATTTGTTCATGCTGATCGTCCTCATTTTCCAGCAGCGATATCAGGCGGGCCAGCGCCCGCGTTTCTCCGGCCGTGAATCTATTTATTAAATCCTGCATTTCAAAATGCACCTCCTAGATTTGCGCGGCATATCATGTATAATGCAAGTTTCTCCGGCCAAAGGTTGAAATCCTGTCTGAATTATCTATATTCGCAAATAAAAAGCCTCCCAGTACCTGGGAGGGCCGGGAATACCGTTTTATAGTTCATTTTTCCGTTTACACCTGGATTTTTACCATTTAAGAGATAATCATTTCCCTAACTTTATTTTGCACATAAAATAAACCTAGTAAATTGTTAATAATGTTAATAACCTAATCTCCTCTCCCTTTCTCCGCTGTATCAATTAGATACAGCTATTTTTTTGTGGCTTTCGATATATTTTTCCGCTGCTACAGCCGCTATGGCACCATCGGCCACAGCGGTAACCACCTGGCGAAGGGTTTTTTGCCTGATGTCGCCGGCGGCATAAATGCCCTGCCGGGAAGTGTGCATATTTTCATCAGTTATGATATACCCGCGCTCATCCAGTTTAATCAACCCGGCTACCAGGTCGGATACCGGCCGTGTGCCGACATAAATAAAAATACCGTTCACGGCCAGCAGCTCAGTTTCTCCATTGCGGACATCCTTAAGGGTAATTTCCGTTACTGTTGCCTCGCCTGAAATTTTTTCTACTACGCTGTGCCAGTGCAAAACAATTTTTTCATTATCCAAGGCCCGCTGTTGGAGAATTTTAGTGGCCCTTAATTCACCCCGTCTGTGAATGATATGTACCTTGCCGGCAAATTTAGTTAGATAAATAGCTTCCTCAATTGCCGAGTCGCCGCCTCCGACCACGGCAACCTCCTTATCTCTGAAAAATGCACCGTCACAGGTCGCGCAATAGGAGACACCACGGCCGTGGAATTCTTTTTCACCGGGAGCTTTTAGTTTTTGTGGTTGAGCGCCGGTGGCCAGGATGATGGTTTTTGCGGTAATAGCTTCTTCATCGGTGTTAATGGTAAAAAAGTCTTCCCCTGCTTCTATTGTTTCAGCGGTGGCCGATTTTACCTCCATGCCGAATCGACGTGCCTGGGCATCCATTTGCATCATTAATTCAGGACCACCAACACCTTCGGCAAAACCCGGGTAGTTTTCAATAAACTCGGTGCTGGCGGCCAGGCCTCCGGGCATACCCTTTTCCAGCAGCAGTGTTTTTAAGGCCGCTCTGGATGCGTATATTCCCGCGGCCAGTCCGGCCGGACCGCCGCCGATGATAATTACATCATATAGACTCAATATTATAACCCCCATGTGGTAAAATTTTAAGTATAATATCGCAGTTTTGCGATACTGTCAACGGCGCGGCCACATTTCAATGTAATAAACGGGTAAAAATATGACAGTTATTCGCCCAGGTAAGCCTTTCTAACTGCCGGATTGCTGGCCATTTCCTCAGCTGTTCCCGAAAGCGCGATGCCGCCGGTTTCCAAAACATAGGCGTGTTGGGCTATGGATAAAGCCATGTAGGCATTTTGCTCAACCAGTAGTATGGTAGTGCCTGACTCGTTGATCTCTTTGGCAATGGAGAATATTTCCTGCACCAGCATGGGAGCCAATCCCATGGATGGCTCATCCATGAGCAGCAATTTGGGTTTGGACATCAGTGCCCGGCCAATGGCCAGCATTTGTTGCTCTCCGCCGCTCAGCGTACCGGCCAGCTGATTCCGCCTTTCTTTTAGCCTTTGAAAACGAGCAAAAACGCTTTCAATGGATTCCTTGACCTCCGCTTTATTTTTCCTTATATAGGCGCCCATTTCCAGGTTTTCCAATACCGTCATGCGAGAGAAAACCCGCCTGCCCTCAGGAACCAGTGAGATGCCCGCTTCCACCACTTTGTGCGGCGGTAATTTGCTGATCTCGGTGCCCCGGTATTTTATAGAGCCGCTTTTGGGGTGCAGTATACCGGAAATATTGCGTAAAGTAGTGCTTTTCCCCGCCCCGTTGGCACCAATTAAGGCGACGATTTCCCCTTCACGCACTTCAAAGGATATACCGCTTAATGCGTTGATGGCACCGTACGAGTAGTATAGATTTTCCACGCTGAGCATCTCTTACCCTACTTTCTTTCCCAGGTAGGCTTCAATTACCGCCGGGTTGCGCTGCACCTCCGCCGGTGTGCCGCTGGTGATTTTTTTGCCGTAATCCAGTACGGTTACCATTTCCGCCAGGTTCATGACAAATTTCATATCATGTTCCACTAAGAAAACAGTAATGCCCATATTTTGAATTTTTTTAATCATTTTGGCCAGGGTTTCTTTCTCAATGGGATTCATGCCTGCAGCCGGTTCGTCAAGGCATAGCAAAGAGGGATTTGTAGCCAGGGCCCGGGCCATTTCCAGCCTGCGCTGCTCTCCGTAGGACAGATTGCCGGCCATTTCGTCGGCCTTATCCGCCAGTTCCATTAAGGCCAGGCAATCCAAAGACTGCTGTCGGGTGTGCGCCTCTTCTTTCTTGATGGATGAAGTGCGCAGCAGTGCACCGATAAAACTGGCTTTGATCCGGCAATGATGACCAATCCTAACATTATCCATAACGGATAAATTGCTGAACAGGCGGATGTTCTGAAATGTTCTGGCGATGCCCAGCTTGGTAATGATATGGGGTGCCAATTGGCTAATTATTTGACCACGGAAAGAAATTTGCCCTTTAGAAGGCGCGTAAATCCCCGTGACCAGATTGAAAATAGTACTTTTACCGGCTCCGTTGGGACCGATTAAAGCCCTGATACTGCCTTCCGGTAAAGCCATATTTAGACTGTCCACAGCGGTAAGTCCGCCAAATTTAATGGTTACGTTGTCAAGTTTCAACAACTCAGACAATATTAACACTCCCTGTTATCTATGCATCACCCGATAAGGTGTTTTTTTTATTTTTTTGTTTTAAAGCA
This genomic interval from Desulfoscipio sp. XC116 contains the following:
- a CDS encoding TIGR04086 family membrane protein, whose translation is MSSIKHDGATYPPLSLNAVLKGVLAALIITVLGSAVLGIFYHVISLGEKTLPMASNILYYISVFGGSVLAARWAGYKGLVHGIGVAVLFLLFGWLIGHYLLHTSAATGAVLQKAFISCLAGAVGGVLGVGVSR
- the dinG gene encoding ATP-dependent DNA helicase DinG, with translation MNFIACDLETTGFDPANDKIIEIALVKVIDGKIIDTFNTLVNPECKIPLKIKRLTGITDEQLAAAPTMQQVTPEVLGFIEQCPLVGHNIDFDHSFLSAQLGNLPFTECIDTLEMARLILPGVSSYSLSNLVQHLQLEQKPLHRALDDALAAAGLLFALLEKAAALNLDVLLQLLPLLQHSHSPLAHIFDSIIKSKIKIMPSEKISRSIPIKEPINIEHDTTEASSDINRQTQHQLDYLLGPQSPLEQLMPNYQFRGEQVKMAQAVAQTLEEQKILLVEAGTGTGKSIAYMLPSLLWAVQNNQRAVIATNTINLQEQIWHKDIPLLKSLLNLPFQAALLKGRSNYICLRRFINLITHAATITPGEAMLAARILVWLQHTESGDKSELNLFGPDNETWMQLCSESDTCLGNACRWCHRYCFVTRARRHAENAHLVIINHSLLFADIVAEINILPHHSALVIDEAHNIEETAAKHMGRKVSRTQILQWLSITSKNIKKLTELAPPQDGHRWLSAIGKIEEARHKLQESINTFFHLFIQTIHKYNHHQRYYQIKVRLHKKTVLLEEIEAEYQNMLYQMRDFIAKLKALADWLEIWTVTNNAWEDKLQDITISITSGKDRLADLEFILKSPGEDYVCWVEAPNPTALGKGVYQCTLHATPIDISAILHEQLFNKPKTIVLTSATLAVNNKFDHFMKQCGLDRLPDNTLNQIIAQSPFDYSQQCLLCIAKNFPGVNEISTGDYLEKLIGTIYELSVAAGGRTLVLFTSHKLLREVYHRIKPLLDEADICVLGQGIDGGRTKLVNEFYQNKRNVLFGAFSFWEGVDIPGDALVNVIIVKLPFAPPDDPVLEARNEKMAALGQNSFYGLSLPNAVIRFKQGFGRLIRSEQDRGVVVVLDKRIIEKKYGQIFLNSLPLKSHLRGNINEIRQKLTAWLE
- the meaB gene encoding methylmalonyl Co-A mutase-associated GTPase MeaB encodes the protein MQDLINRFTAGETRALARLISLLENEDDQHEQIIKELFKRTGQAYVIGFTGSPGAGKSSLVDQVVKQLRQAGKTVGIIAVDPTSPFTGGALLGDRIRMQQHALDKGVFIRSMGTRGSLGGLAKTTKDVVKAMDAFGFNYVIIETVGVGQAELDIMHVADSTVVVLTPGAGDAIQTIKAGIMEIADVFAVNKSDLSGADKIANEVEIMLDQQRADIDWRPPVKLCSSLKDTGIAELMQAIEKHRRHQLQGAPQHSLAYKRQKRMRSETLDIVNYKWQQSVLKQMHLSGRVNELLDRVEQRELDYYTAAYAILEYVAASQTGEAAEAESPANPPSRNAESVFSHLQQLVDRLQKAEPAHSPNDNYPAYLHGQIYGIAMTLRQLYPGSKNWGEKAGLLVRPALTEHRCECREDPSNQ
- the trxB gene encoding thioredoxin-disulfide reductase, encoding MSLYDVIIIGGGPAGLAAGIYASRAALKTLLLEKGMPGGLAASTEFIENYPGFAEGVGGPELMMQMDAQARRFGMEVKSATAETIEAGEDFFTINTDEEAITAKTIILATGAQPQKLKAPGEKEFHGRGVSYCATCDGAFFRDKEVAVVGGGDSAIEEAIYLTKFAGKVHIIHRRGELRATKILQQRALDNEKIVLHWHSVVEKISGEATVTEITLKDVRNGETELLAVNGIFIYVGTRPVSDLVAGLIKLDERGYIITDENMHTSRQGIYAAGDIRQKTLRQVVTAVADGAIAAVAAEKYIESHKKIAVSN
- a CDS encoding ABC transporter ATP-binding protein, whose amino-acid sequence is MLSVENLYYSYGAINALSGISFEVREGEIVALIGANGAGKSTTLRNISGILHPKSGSIKYRGTEISKLPPHKVVEAGISLVPEGRRVFSRMTVLENLEMGAYIRKNKAEVKESIESVFARFQRLKERRNQLAGTLSGGEQQMLAIGRALMSKPKLLLMDEPSMGLAPMLVQEIFSIAKEINESGTTILLVEQNAYMALSIAQHAYVLETGGIALSGTAEEMASNPAVRKAYLGE
- a CDS encoding ABC transporter ATP-binding protein; translated protein: MLSELLKLDNVTIKFGGLTAVDSLNMALPEGSIRALIGPNGAGKSTIFNLVTGIYAPSKGQISFRGQIISQLAPHIITKLGIARTFQNIRLFSNLSVMDNVRIGHHCRIKASFIGALLRTSSIKKEEAHTRQQSLDCLALMELADKADEMAGNLSYGEQRRLEMARALATNPSLLCLDEPAAGMNPIEKETLAKMIKKIQNMGITVFLVEHDMKFVMNLAEMVTVLDYGKKITSGTPAEVQRNPAVIEAYLGKKVG